The genome window GAAACTTGTTTCAAAAGGATCACGTATACGCGTTCTATACAAGTTTTAGAGTACCCGtatactgtagactaaacagtcggccgatagttgaccatAAATGGTAAgcaaaagtacctatatattttttaaaccgtgatgccaatcaaagtttttagtcagtctgtTACTGTCTAAACACTAGTAGCCTGactataaaaacttttaaacgtctgttgaacacttgtctaaaaaaatctaattatgaCTTTGAAAAAACGTCAGTTTTGCAGAcacactttttttaaagcaagtattcaacaaatgtttttttttttttgtaagggGTTGAAAATACGTACAgccagaattgtgttgctggggagtttgttcaaAAAcatcttcttcccagcaaaaacgcATAGGAAGTGTTAAAGAGCGGGCGTTTTGAAGGCTGTCTTTAGTTAATTTgaagttcaaaaagtgctgatttttagCCTAATTTGAATGAGTTTTTATCTTTCTTTTCTAAACAAACTATGAGATgaggccaactaaaagtttgcggtATGCTCATACTCTTACGTATACGCGCTCTATAGAAGTTTTACGTTATCAACGCTTTGGTTGCCCACATTCTTCGGGcgaaaaactttattttcgaTAAAGACTCACTAACGAGTTCTGAGTTGGCCCAATGTTAGTGTTAAGTTAGACGGTTTATTTATCCAAAGGCTTTTCTGATGCTACAGACGTTGGATTAACGGTTCCTAATGACTTTGATGCCTCCAATTGGATTAGTTTTGGGTACGCCCGCATATTTTTAGGCGTTGCGTGGTACGTGGGTCCTGGGCTTAACAGCTTTGTTGGATGTACTAGGGTATTATAGTATTGAAGGAGCGAGTAATTTCGtgttttaaatttgtttttgCGTATTTTACGAATATTCCCTAAACAACACAGTTTCTAAAACATGAAACCAATGACAAACTGATTCTCATTTGGTTTAGCACAAATTTCCTTAAGAACATCTTCCCAAAATTATATCTACCTATCCAATTATATGTAACTAATACAAAACAACACCAAAACCATACGAATTAACCTATTTATCAACATATTTCAATAaccaacacaaataaaaaccccacaaaatacaaaattaactcGCACTTCTGCGCCTTTAAAAAATGCAAAAGTACACGTTGTAATAAAAAGTATGCAGCCGTTATCTCATGACGTCTAATCTGCATGATGTAACCCCGTAATGCTCGGGGGTATAACcccaacataatataaatacacaTCTCGTTATATCATTTACTTTTTcgcgtagttttatttttttgctgaatTAAGTTCGTAATTTTTGCTTGTACATACGTCGCgttttaatgtttaaataatacTTTCTTATCTGCCTCTACATGGTTTTCGCCTAAAATATTCGTCTTTATTCTATACAAATTGTTGATACTATTTCTAAAACCATTatgtttcttgcccgttctgtTCCATAGGatagctacttttggaatgggcaactactTAACtgatttttacatatatttttgactTTTAAAATTGCTTGTAAAGGCCTTGGCTTGAGTGAagtaaatgatttgactttcgAACACTACGAAGGTACAGAATTTAAAAAACCTTATTATTTCGAAGAATTTATACACCTGATACCAATAACCATAAAACAGAAACCAAAAttcaagatatattttttaaataaataataataaaaaaaacattcgcagtacataattcaatttaaaatcaacTTGTAGCGTCAAAATTTTATGTTCACCAATAAAATAGAAcgtgttattacatttacagAATAATGGCAGCAGGTGTTAGCTCTGGTTAtttactgtctgtctgtctgtctagaCCGATACTCTGTGAATAGGGTTGAAATCTACCATGGAGAatgaaatgactagcggaggtgccatagtgCAAAATCGCTTAAGAAAGTAGTGCGCCTAATTGCGGGCGAGGgggggacgaggaacgctaCTGtgttcgcccttatacgccttctttggatccgACCATTTTCTGCAATACCAAAAATAGTGGACAGATCTCTCAAAGAACATGAACCTTGTTAGATCACTCGTAGTTCGTTTTGATCATGCCTACCGCACaaatttgacctacaagaaggcgcctgacctacctgcattaagGCATCTCCGCTGATCTTTCTTAACTACGTGAAATCAACCTATTCGTCCGCACTATCTATAAGATTGTGCCCACGCCCGCCTGCACTTACATATgcatacctacttatctatGTATCTTTGTAAGTAGATACGTAGACTTTTATATATGTTGGCGATTTGTCTACATTTCCCGCTTGAAGATTGGCGGtctttgttttcttttcttagTCTAGTACAGCCTTAAAGATACTAAGCCCAGATGTATTAGGTACTGATAGATTTTCAAAAACTTCCTTCCTTTTATCGTATAATTGTGAGTGACTGATCGAATTTGTATGAATGTCCTTTTACCAAGTACAACGCCCATGCAGTCAAAGATCAAAATctagaaaataaaactaattttacatTCATCATTTTTTGGGTattttcatcaaatgacccacTGTGAATGCAGCGTGATAAGTTTCAAACTGTCTGCCTGTATGTCTCTCACTCATGATTTTTTGGAGCCCTTAGTACGCAGGAGCCGTAGGATTTGTTGCGAACGAGAATTCCTCAGCCTCAAACTTAACCTACCTCAATAACCCTCAGGCATGCACAACATAATTGGCATCATTATGATCGCATTCTTGCCACCAAGTGCACACAGACAGCGGTCGTAAGTCAGATATGCAGGTGGCATTAGTTATATCTCGTTGATTGCCAGACGcactaataattaattaaaccacAGACTAGAGCAGCCGGTATCTGCGGTGTCACACTATAACAATCGCTTCATATTATGACAGATGTgctgtgtgtatgtgtgtgttgtaGTGTATGTAGGGttctatgtgtgtgtgttgttGGCGCGGAATGTCGCGGTGCGTTTATTCAATAAGATGCTTCGTGTAAAGAGGATTTGGTAAATTACTGTGTCGTTTACTCAGTACAATGATACAatgttgaataaaatattaaagagtATTCGTCGCAAAACCTTACGCTAGTTACTAATTTCTTAAAGGTTGTCAAAATACTGAACACCAACTTACTAGacagatgaaagaaaaaatgtttcaaacagACGAAAATTACCAAATATCACTATGCATGTACGAGGTAATTAGCAATTCCAAATCCTCAAACACAAAGTCTTGATTACATACGAGCATTAAACATTATTGCAATCCGTACTCATTATAATTGCTACACATGTCGATACATCAAAAGCCATCGAATATAATGGGGTCTATAGTACTGGCGAGTTAATGGACACCTCCATACATTGCAGCATTGAAAGGTAGACTGAATCCAATAGTGCGCTTCATCAATTTgccaaattaataataattgaccTAGCTTTCGCTGCGGGTTCTCTCATATTAATTGTAACTGAAATTCGACCAATTCTGATCATGGTCAGAATTTAGTTCCTTTGTAATTGGAATGTGCAGGTATGTATGCTAGGATTACGCCTACGTTTACTTCATATACTGAAAGCTATGTTGCTACATACACAGTTGACCCTGGGACTTTTCAAGTGAAATTCTGCAATTATTTTAGCGAAAGTTTGTAAAGTCAATAAAGAATAAAGTTTGTCTGCctctatgtgtttttgtttccTAAAAAACTACCGATAGAATTTTAATGACACATGGCAGTAGTACCTTGAGCTACTTTTTATGGGTAGAGTTTCCCTCGGGTCACTGGTGAAAACGCTAAAgctagttaaaaaatattttatacggtTCATGTATCTGaacatatttatgtacaaactGATCAATATCTATTTCAGCTgtatgtttaattttcaaaCCGAAAACATGGAGTTTGTACAAAAAAGAGCTTGGTCAAACAAAATTCGCGTCGGTACGGTACTTCGGACTTCGGACGGTTCAATTCCGacaaaacaaatagaaaatagaTTTTTGTTGTACAAACACATAGCTGCCCTACCCAATCCTCAAATAAAATGAAAGGTTCACCTATGGCTAGTATCTTCAATTCTAGATTAGGTACACAAATATTAACCACAGAGGagttatcaaaatatttcttcCTCTTCGGTTGTTTAAAATGTTTGGTGAACCTTTACTGGCAGTTTCGTAACTTTTGGGGTCTTTAAGATAATTGTAAAAGTAAAAtgcttattttatgtttataaataatatgacctttattaaatgaaaatggaataataatacataattctGTTATGTAGGCTTTCTATTCTGAAATTATgttcttaaatattttcaataatattacGTGCAAATTACTACTTCATTTTATGTGTCTTCGTTTTGTTCcattatccaaaaaaaaaaacaaaccctgataaaatgaaaaaatattatagtgactagattttaataacaatacttATTGAGCTAAGAAAAtatgacatcatcatcatcatcatcagcctatcgcagtccactgctggacataggcctctccaagtgcacgccactgagatcgattttcgagtgatgacttgcgcaagacggctggcaggagctggatgcgagaagctgaaaatcgaaaTATGACATAAGTGACACAAAATATTCATTGATTGTCTTatacatttaattacaaaaattataaacaaaaatatcagtaACAAAACCTTAATCTaaggcaataaaattaataaaattcctCTATAGAGGGCATGAAATTCTCTGGCACTTGTGAATTGTCCACTTGTCTTTTTCTAAAGGCCGGTGCCATGAAATGTGGGCTTTCTGTAGTACTTGCTGCAGCCTTATTTCTTTCCTTGTCTCtcttgtttttcttatttacctTCCTCTTTGCAACCATCAAAAATGTTTCGGCGTCTGGCGCATCGCAAGGGAAAGATTTCTTAACGATGTAGACTTGGCAAGACACTTGAGTGTCGTTTTGTTGATCTGGGCTTACTTGTGTAttcgtttcttttatttttagggCATACACTTCTCCGTCCACGTTGAATTTAGTTACTGACACTGCCTTCGTCTTTTTGGTTTTactcctttttattttagtGCTATATTTTTCTGTTGTAGACTGTGTTTCTCTTTTCTTTCGGTCAGCCTGCAATATTCGTTTTTTTAATACTTCTTCGTGTAGTTCGTCGTATTGTGGTCGGGTTTTCACGATGTGATAGTGTGATGTGTACGCTTTGATGGCTCGTTCCATGCAGTCGATACATTTTCTACAGTTGACGTCCATGAACACTATTTGCAGGTCGGTCACCATGTTCACTAGCGGTGGTCCGTTGATGTTTAGTAGTATCTTCTTTTGCATCGGCTTTTGATGAATCATCATTGAGTTGTTGAATTTTATATCCAAATCTGTATTTCGAACTCTTGTGTCAGGGATCATACctttaataaacattataattagACAAATTATCGCACTGAAGTATCCCAATTATAAAGATAAGTTACTATCACTATCCAGACTTCATTAATAAttccattacaaaaaaatacgtatattaTATCGCTGTGAGTAGGTAATAAGTTTCATTACTTTAGATGAAGACAAATCTATGTAATCTAACTCATTTTACACCTCAATTAAAACACACGACTCAAttactatcaaaataaaaacatcgccGCAGCATCGATTTTTTCaatcatataattatttaaatgagcgACAAAAAATCGAATGATATTGCAAGAAagttaaattacaatttacaaataCGATAAGCAATTTGCATAAATCGCATGGCAGCTCACCTAACGCTTGCGGCAAGTGTGCGACTAGCGCGCAGAACAACAGGGAACTCATTAGTTCCATTTGTGCTCTCGTTGTGAAGGTGTCTTCGCTCCTGCAGACAATCTTCTTACTAAAGTGCACTAACAAGCTTCGTTACTGCGCCGAGTTTTACAAAACGCGCAGTGTTGTTCACAGGCGCGCGCTCCTCGGTCTTCCAGCTAAAATGTTTTCAAGTGTACATGGTTCGTAATAATTAAACGTAACTAAAGTTAAAAGTAAATTCTATTTCTGTTTAATTTTACTCTTCAGTatcatttgtttagattttgagtattttttttgcttacCGAAAATACATTTACGTTAACGTCTAGTGGAATTTTTTTCACACACTTCACTCAACTCAAATAAGCCGTCCGAATAAACAAGGCGcgaaagatttatttttcaactGCACTACGTGTGGGATTCCGGGAAACTGATATAATAGTGCGGTTCTGAAGTGAAAAATCTAACTTATATCCATCTGTTTGGGCGACACGTATCTGTTACGCATTACGTGGTCCATTGTTTACTCTCTGTTTACACACGGCCGAACTAGCGACATTCGACAATTGAATGTTTGCTCTGTAGGCTTGATCTAAGCCATTGTGATCGCGTCGATATGTTTATGTTGCTCCAATAACCGGACACTCACATCCGTGCGGTTGATTACATTCAATCCTATGTTGCTAAGTCAAATTCATTGTTGACCTGCTCTCAGTGTTGCAAACCTTTCAACCAAAACTGTTATTATTTTGGGAGATTTTTCACAACAGTTGTTGCTTTTCAAACATCAAAATGTTTAGTAGATCATATTGGGACTTAACATTATGTTGACGTAAAAATCCAGTAATTTAGAAACTCGAGTTCAAAACCACTGCACTAAGGATCAAGGCAGATGGGCGCTTCCTTCTCGGCTGTCAAATCGACACTGGTGTGTAGTTT of Helicoverpa zea isolate HzStark_Cry1AcR chromosome 15, ilHelZeax1.1, whole genome shotgun sequence contains these proteins:
- the LOC124636988 gene encoding uncharacterized protein LOC124636988, producing the protein MELMSSLLFCALVAHLPQALGMIPDTRVRNTDLDIKFNNSMMIHQKPMQKKILLNINGPPLVNMVTDLQIVFMDVNCRKCIDCMERAIKAYTSHYHIVKTRPQYDELHEEVLKKRILQADRKKRETQSTTEKYSTKIKRSKTKKTKAVSVTKFNVDGEVYALKIKETNTQVSPDQQNDTQVSCQVYIVKKSFPCDAPDAETFLMVAKRKVNKKNKRDKERNKAAASTTESPHFMAPAFRKRQVDNSQVPENFMPSIEEFY